One window of Pseudacidobacterium ailaaui genomic DNA carries:
- a CDS encoding VirB8/TrbF family protein, with protein MGALGGTAPFYEKDGALRAYANRVLVLAAILALVVAVEGAIILVTRTKPPVIIRIGPDGQATVVSPAGTATNSALLKDAKTSPLPSDNEKKFVVTTFVTSWWGYDEHTLADHWSQAMNMMTRNLRTEVLKKITDENSVSTIESSHGKSVVSITSMDQDPNDPLTFHVLATRTETHATDGKTYSGSKMAESYTIHLVETDRTPRDPSGLLVASFKRDVISTEPYNLEQ; from the coding sequence ATGGGAGCTCTCGGAGGAACGGCCCCTTTTTACGAAAAGGACGGTGCTCTGCGCGCCTACGCTAACCGGGTATTGGTGCTGGCGGCGATCCTTGCCTTGGTTGTGGCCGTGGAAGGAGCCATTATTCTCGTGACACGCACAAAGCCGCCCGTCATTATCCGGATTGGACCCGACGGGCAGGCCACCGTGGTGTCCCCGGCGGGAACAGCAACAAACTCAGCATTGCTCAAGGATGCGAAGACCTCTCCGCTGCCGAGTGACAACGAGAAGAAGTTTGTTGTGACTACGTTTGTGACATCCTGGTGGGGATATGACGAGCACACGTTGGCTGACCATTGGTCGCAGGCCATGAACATGATGACTCGCAATCTCAGGACGGAGGTCTTAAAAAAGATCACCGATGAAAACAGCGTATCGACGATTGAATCCAGCCATGGAAAGTCGGTGGTCTCGATTACAAGCATGGACCAGGACCCGAATGATCCGTTGACCTTTCATGTGCTGGCAACACGCACCGAAACCCATGCCACGGATGGAAAGACATACAGCGGATCGAAGATGGCCGAATCTTATACGATCCACTTGGTGGAGACCGACCGGACACCGCGAGATCCCAGTGGTTTGCTCGTGGCCAGTTTTAAACGCGACGTGATTTCTACCGAACCTTACAACCTCGAACAATAA
- a CDS encoding TrbG/VirB9 family P-type conjugative transfer protein, whose product MKHFATSLWLFLIIAAGLAPAGAQMQVEKVPTALDHFSTVVLPPDATVVNVAVGRGPADIQVQYHDRYVLVKPLKPGIRTNMAVFTENKVYNYEISPAGDFSAEALMIREYDMAKASAQQQKTVIDEEIQKQSDQINTRLLMSMKAIDGRAVRKLAKGINVRLSLVGQDAETYFVRFSVINNGNHGYRLEPPRVWKIDPAFGINMAYSHMDRQLSEKDFRKFRAYQQTKIEVRTASIERLDLGPDQATEFVIAMQKPAVTPAIFRFLFPSDDGIEVSANAIF is encoded by the coding sequence ATGAAACATTTTGCCACGAGCCTTTGGCTGTTCCTCATCATAGCGGCTGGACTGGCCCCAGCCGGCGCACAAATGCAAGTGGAGAAGGTGCCGACAGCACTCGACCATTTCTCCACCGTGGTGCTGCCCCCCGATGCGACTGTGGTGAACGTGGCTGTCGGCAGGGGACCTGCTGACATCCAGGTGCAATATCACGACCGTTATGTATTGGTGAAACCACTGAAGCCAGGCATCCGCACCAATATGGCGGTCTTCACCGAAAACAAAGTGTACAACTATGAGATTTCCCCGGCTGGGGATTTTTCCGCCGAAGCCTTAATGATCCGTGAATATGACATGGCAAAAGCATCGGCGCAGCAACAGAAGACAGTCATCGATGAGGAGATACAGAAACAAAGTGATCAGATCAATACGCGCTTGCTGATGAGCATGAAAGCCATTGACGGGCGTGCGGTCCGGAAACTTGCCAAAGGCATCAACGTCAGGCTCTCCCTTGTAGGCCAGGATGCCGAAACCTATTTTGTGCGCTTTTCTGTGATCAATAACGGGAACCATGGTTACCGGCTGGAGCCGCCGCGCGTGTGGAAGATCGATCCCGCGTTTGGCATCAACATGGCTTACAGCCATATGGATCGCCAGCTATCGGAAAAGGACTTCCGCAAGTTCCGAGCTTACCAGCAGACCAAAATCGAGGTGCGTACCGCGAGCATCGAGAGGCTGGATCTGGGACCTGATCAAGCAACAGAGTTTGTGATTGCTATGCAAAAACCCGCTGTCACCCCTGCTATCTTCCGGTTTCTATTTCCGTCCGATGACGGTATCGAGGTAAGTGCCAATGCCATCTTCTGA
- a CDS encoding type IV secretory system conjugative DNA transfer family protein yields the protein MGKAFHNQTVPGQQEHDAVLQFMWMGLLVIAGAIAILKWVYALRPVQISEVVILLLLCFHLLLQAITRLLKRKEILEKQWPKPRVLVSEDLDRKYLELAAQQNSTLLGYENDGTPVYWTDEQRALQTALPGMSGAGKSTLLYNILEQDIKRGKTVIFLDGKGEKGFVLRLWAAAIAAGRAEDVRIIDPSNPSGSHRYNPFYSRDGVLGNRAGIVFESLSAANSKDEFFAEHQRSFLQSLCNVLAATGKTLTFQSILTAAQQPDTVSDIILAVRNKFRENPHLAQKSQFETDAMNLIGIYSESDWLVKIRGLLNSLMPFVGPSLLEITGATENLVTIEDVLAKKQILLVPMNLGGPDSQPLRAFGRILLRDLQSQIASRYDRYEMNQRHEFVSVVMDEFGLFAYPGFGNIIHTARQANACFIFSFQNMKQLAGQVGTTLAEDIATGTNCKFMMRISEDDTAQNFMAASSSRPTEKISYQIAKAGPLEGLGYEDVGRGTRHEEYETRVKDWELKELPKGQMIALLADSRLGIVKKHIHVRKPVEYFLHKGFEKCLPLLPEFSVSEEAQTALRISLERTPEDKGGRRRRRS from the coding sequence ATGGGGAAGGCGTTCCACAACCAGACAGTTCCTGGCCAGCAGGAACACGATGCCGTGCTGCAATTTATGTGGATGGGACTGCTCGTGATCGCAGGAGCGATTGCCATCCTGAAATGGGTCTATGCTCTAAGGCCCGTGCAGATCTCTGAGGTCGTGATCCTCTTGCTTCTCTGCTTTCATCTCTTGCTGCAAGCCATAACCCGACTCCTCAAGCGAAAAGAGATTCTGGAAAAGCAGTGGCCTAAGCCGCGCGTTCTGGTCTCGGAGGACCTAGACCGAAAGTATTTGGAACTTGCTGCACAGCAGAACAGTACGCTGCTTGGATACGAGAACGATGGCACCCCGGTATATTGGACCGATGAGCAGCGCGCGCTGCAGACGGCATTGCCGGGGATGAGCGGCGCCGGGAAGTCCACCCTGCTGTACAACATTCTTGAACAGGACATCAAGCGCGGAAAAACAGTTATTTTCCTGGACGGCAAGGGAGAGAAGGGGTTCGTCCTGCGCCTTTGGGCTGCCGCGATTGCAGCCGGACGGGCGGAGGACGTGCGGATCATAGACCCCTCGAACCCGTCTGGTTCCCACCGATACAACCCGTTTTACTCCCGGGATGGCGTTTTGGGAAACCGGGCCGGAATTGTTTTTGAATCGCTCAGCGCAGCCAATTCCAAAGATGAGTTTTTTGCCGAGCACCAGCGGTCCTTTCTCCAATCGCTATGCAACGTCCTGGCCGCCACCGGCAAAACACTCACCTTCCAATCCATACTAACGGCTGCACAACAACCTGACACGGTGTCCGACATTATCCTTGCGGTGCGTAACAAGTTCAGAGAAAACCCGCACTTGGCACAGAAAAGCCAGTTTGAAACCGATGCGATGAACCTTATCGGGATTTATTCGGAATCTGACTGGCTGGTAAAGATCCGGGGACTGCTCAATAGCTTGATGCCATTTGTCGGGCCGTCGCTACTGGAGATTACAGGGGCCACGGAAAACTTGGTTACCATCGAAGACGTACTTGCGAAGAAACAGATCCTGCTCGTTCCCATGAACCTGGGCGGCCCGGACAGCCAGCCTCTTCGGGCATTCGGTCGTATCCTCTTGCGTGATCTACAGTCGCAGATCGCCAGCCGGTACGACCGCTATGAGATGAATCAACGACACGAGTTTGTCTCCGTGGTGATGGACGAGTTTGGCCTGTTTGCTTATCCGGGTTTTGGCAACATTATCCATACTGCGCGTCAGGCGAATGCCTGCTTTATTTTTTCGTTTCAAAACATGAAGCAGCTGGCTGGGCAAGTAGGAACGACGCTTGCCGAGGATATCGCCACGGGTACGAACTGCAAATTCATGATGCGGATCAGCGAAGATGACACCGCACAAAACTTCATGGCAGCATCCAGTTCCCGACCGACGGAGAAAATTTCCTACCAGATTGCCAAAGCCGGACCGCTTGAAGGTCTCGGATACGAAGACGTTGGCAGAGGTACCCGGCATGAGGAATATGAGACGCGGGTGAAGGACTGGGAGCTTAAGGAATTGCCGAAAGGGCAGATGATCGCTCTTCTCGCAGACAGCAGACTTGGCATTGTCAAGAAACACATTCATGTGCGGAAGCCGGTAGAGTACTTCCTGCACAAGGGATTTGAGAAATGCTTACCTCTGCTGCCCGAGTTTTCTGTCTCTGAGGAAGCACAGACCGCTTTGCGGATCAGCCTGGAACGCACGCCTGAGGACAAAGGTGGACGGAGGCGCCGGAGATCATGA
- a CDS encoding replication-relaxation family protein — protein sequence MTPVLANKQVTSNGRIIKEMRFARNDLKILASIRDCGFVTARQMHRILPYRGMKALHIKHVYGSLKRLVYMGYLSVSRSVLPGSNLVYFLTADGHAVLEKWGCGLGINADPTTGVAGIPHYIVLNEIMLKIHHAYPVSYWLTDLMVQAENQARRQDGFAKDYDAVTELQVDHHTVTLAIEYEHTLRNRARYREAFSSYVKDPYVQLVVMIVDSEGWIGPIMEASTVPSQRFCLVTRDHFLSHDHSAVRVRRWTEKGLEVASLSAALREAGQIPSTRYPVSFLPPR from the coding sequence TTGACCCCGGTATTGGCTAACAAACAAGTTACCAGCAATGGACGCATTATCAAAGAAATGCGTTTTGCCAGAAACGATCTCAAGATTTTGGCCAGCATCCGTGACTGTGGGTTTGTGACGGCGCGGCAGATGCATCGGATTCTTCCATACCGTGGAATGAAAGCCCTACACATAAAGCATGTGTACGGTTCGTTGAAGCGGCTGGTCTATATGGGGTACCTATCCGTCTCTCGTAGTGTCCTCCCAGGTTCCAACCTGGTTTACTTTCTTACGGCAGATGGGCACGCAGTTCTTGAAAAGTGGGGATGCGGACTGGGCATTAACGCAGATCCCACCACCGGTGTTGCCGGTATTCCCCACTACATCGTACTCAACGAGATTATGCTCAAAATCCATCATGCCTATCCGGTTTCGTATTGGCTCACAGACTTGATGGTGCAAGCGGAAAACCAAGCCCGCCGCCAGGACGGTTTTGCAAAGGACTATGACGCCGTGACGGAGCTTCAGGTTGATCATCACACCGTCACTCTGGCCATCGAGTATGAACATACTTTGAGAAATCGGGCGCGCTACCGAGAGGCATTCAGCAGTTATGTGAAAGATCCTTACGTGCAATTGGTGGTCATGATCGTAGACTCTGAAGGTTGGATTGGACCGATCATGGAGGCAAGTACGGTCCCGAGTCAGCGCTTTTGTCTGGTGACGAGAGATCACTTTTTGTCGCACGACCACTCCGCCGTGCGCGTGAGACGTTGGACGGAAAAGGGACTGGAAGTTGCATCCTTGAGCGCGGCATTGCGCGAAGCTGGCCAAATCCCGAGCACGCGCTACCCTGTGAGTTTCCTTCCACCGCGATAA
- a CDS encoding DUF6573 family protein has product MDSVFRFFSTSLREIKRFFALAKPSPYRRALREGKLINLYKNPFRRVLRFRGLDFPVAMTPAAYQQFVAVVDTPAHRQLNEADRWHKVIAALIDYHQNSEVTSAEFEVKVVDPDGVLRNKMIKVVVTDHAPGVDGMVFMLPEEDNPVSQR; this is encoded by the coding sequence ATGGACAGTGTTTTTCGTTTTTTCTCCACGTCGTTGCGCGAAATCAAGCGGTTCTTCGCGCTCGCGAAGCCAAGCCCGTACCGGCGAGCGCTCCGGGAAGGGAAACTCATCAACCTCTATAAGAATCCCTTCCGTCGTGTGCTCCGGTTTCGCGGACTCGATTTTCCCGTTGCCATGACGCCGGCGGCATACCAACAATTTGTGGCCGTCGTGGACACGCCTGCTCACAGGCAGCTCAACGAAGCAGATCGTTGGCACAAAGTCATCGCTGCCCTAATCGACTATCATCAGAACTCGGAAGTCACTTCCGCTGAATTTGAAGTGAAAGTTGTCGATCCTGATGGGGTGCTCCGCAACAAGATGATCAAGGTGGTTGTAACAGACCACGCTCCCGGAGTTGATGGCATGGTCTTCATGCTTCCAGAAGAGGACAATCCTGTATCGCAAAGATAA
- a CDS encoding phospholipase D-like domain-containing protein: MRFPSIMGLVAICLGLASLVFRAHSVDPFRGFASGQQVREAKGFRIYYAPWQNLEQIDAQAIATSRCNHLDLAAYSLTDWKVAEAIVQIAQSGRPVRIYRDREQYEEELRRGNKVLEMLRRPNISIKVKQSAVLMHQKAWSDGCLLREGSANFSPSGEKQQDNTLAITDDPQSVKQFEQVFQAMWSRADNIVVQ; the protein is encoded by the coding sequence ATGCGCTTTCCGTCCATCATGGGTCTTGTTGCAATTTGCCTGGGCCTAGCGTCTCTAGTTTTTCGTGCGCACAGCGTGGACCCATTCCGGGGCTTCGCTTCAGGCCAACAGGTCCGCGAAGCCAAAGGATTCCGAATCTATTATGCGCCGTGGCAGAACCTGGAGCAGATCGATGCTCAGGCAATCGCGACTTCACGGTGCAACCATCTGGACCTGGCGGCCTATTCGCTTACAGACTGGAAAGTGGCCGAGGCCATTGTGCAGATTGCCCAGTCGGGACGGCCTGTGCGAATTTATCGCGACCGTGAGCAGTATGAGGAAGAGCTGAGGCGAGGCAACAAGGTCCTGGAGATGCTGCGCAGACCGAATATCTCGATCAAGGTGAAACAATCGGCAGTTCTGATGCACCAAAAGGCTTGGTCCGATGGCTGTCTGTTAAGAGAAGGTTCGGCAAATTTCTCTCCCAGCGGTGAGAAGCAGCAGGACAATACACTCGCCATTACGGACGATCCGCAGAGCGTGAAGCAATTTGAACAGGTGTTTCAGGCTATGTGGTCCCGGGCCGATAACATCGTGGTCCAATAG
- a CDS encoding TOTE conflict system archaeo-eukaryotic primase domain-containing protein — protein sequence MNRREYYLQNSYASESDYQKPSYFRVKKYLLGDGQVIRHLCGIHTIGLYAIDPETNSCKWFCLDLDYEDADSDLAAIEAAMRDDGLAPAFEHSRRGGHIWLLCNEPIPARQGRIYLYNLLDGLGIAVRGRAGNKEGVEIFPKQDSLEKGEFGNGVRGPLGIHRKTKLRYWFRDAETNLKAQFSYLRSLPRLTRSRLEELTLGMSMPEDLMPEINEPPKWEKPVSVFEKFDIRLYTSSPRSSKRDYFTRCPSCAEAGRDTSGDNLHITHISAGPPLFICFAGCTFRDITEACYRKYGRPEPRKF from the coding sequence GTGAACCGGCGCGAATACTACCTTCAGAACAGCTACGCCAGTGAGTCCGACTACCAGAAACCCTCATATTTCCGGGTGAAGAAATACCTGCTAGGAGATGGGCAGGTTATACGCCATCTCTGCGGAATCCACACCATTGGCCTGTATGCCATCGATCCAGAAACCAATTCCTGCAAGTGGTTCTGCCTTGACCTCGATTATGAGGATGCGGACTCAGACCTGGCGGCGATCGAAGCAGCCATGCGAGACGATGGATTGGCGCCTGCCTTTGAACATTCACGACGCGGAGGCCATATTTGGCTTTTGTGCAACGAACCGATTCCCGCCAGGCAAGGTCGTATCTACCTGTACAACCTCCTGGACGGCCTGGGAATCGCGGTGCGGGGAAGAGCCGGAAACAAGGAAGGGGTCGAAATCTTTCCCAAACAGGACAGCTTGGAGAAGGGAGAATTCGGTAACGGTGTCCGCGGGCCTCTTGGGATCCACCGGAAGACCAAGCTGCGGTATTGGTTCCGCGATGCGGAGACCAATCTCAAGGCCCAATTCAGCTACCTGCGCTCTTTGCCCCGACTGACACGCAGCCGGTTGGAAGAGCTCACGCTGGGCATGTCTATGCCCGAGGACCTGATGCCTGAAATCAACGAGCCGCCAAAATGGGAGAAGCCCGTCAGTGTGTTCGAGAAGTTCGACATCAGGCTTTATACGAGTTCTCCGCGGAGCTCAAAACGAGACTACTTCACGCGCTGTCCATCTTGCGCGGAAGCCGGACGGGACACCAGCGGCGACAACCTTCACATCACCCATATCTCAGCAGGACCACCCCTATTCATTTGTTTTGCAGGATGCACCTTCCGGGACATCACGGAAGCTTGCTATCGAAAATACGGAAGACCCGAGCCAAGAAAGTTTTAA